One Desulfobacterales bacterium genomic window, AGCCCCTCCCATCACGCAAAAACAGCCCCTTCCTGAAATAGAGACAGTAATGAGGGCTTTTTATTTAACGATAGGGGGGTCAAAATTGGGTTATCGCAGGGGGTCAATTTTGGGTTGTCATTTCGAGATACTGAGGCGGCGGTTAAACACCCTGCCGCTGCCGGGGTGTTAAATATACTCCCAGGGTTCGGTAATTTCTATCTCGCTTCCGGAACAGACGAATCAAGTCAGTGGTTATACGGATTTCTTAACCTTTTAAGTTGGCCGGTTTCGGTCGTGTGGGGTATCCCGGAAGCGGCGATAGATGCCAATACCATAAATAAAAAAGAGACTGTGAATTATTACACTTTTGATATTAAAGGTAAGCAGGAATTTGAGCAATTACGCGCTAAAAATGAAGTAAGATCCAATTAAATATAGCCGGTTATCAGACCGTCTATCTATGATGCCCCCGCCCGCTAATCCGGCCGGGGGTTTTTGTTATAGCGTTGCGCACCCTATTTTTTCAAACGCTCTTATCAACCATTCGGCTCAATTTTTCCACAATCCAAACGTTGATACTCTTACCATCGGCAGCCGCGACAGTCGCTATTTTAGCGTGCAACTGTGTAGGGATTCTAAGATTAAATTTTCCGGAGAACTTTTTAACCGGGCCAACTCCCTTTTCCCGGCACATATCCAAAAAAACTTTCAACGAAATCTTCCCCTCCTTACGCAACCCCTTAATGTCTTTGGCGTAGAAATCCGCGCCTCCGTTTAATTCTATAAATTCACCCCTGAAGATTTCATTTTCAGAATCATATTGAATAACCGCTTTGTACCCATCTATTTCCATTATATTTTTCATGGAATTACCCCATTCTCTTGAAGCCATTTTCGGATACTTGACACAGCCCCTTTATCCGTATTCGGTGACGGATGGGGTCTATGGAACACCCTGATTTGTCCGAACAGAAAAACACCAATACGGGAACCCTCTCTTTCACTGACTTCTGCCCCCAGATCAATCAATAGGGCTTCAACGTCTGCCCATTTTATATTGGCGCTTACCGGTCTTGAAAAAATGAGATCCAACGTCTTTTGATGTTTCCGTTTCATAAATTTACAGTACCATATTCTGGTACTATGTCAACCCGATTCGCCAACCCGCTTTATCCCTCTCACCCGCGCCGTTTACCCGGACGGTACGATTACAATTTCGACAGAATAAACTTATTGACCGAAACACCCTCTTCTGCCGATCTGATAACAATCTCGCGATGCTTTTCAGCCGGAATCCTCAATGTTAAATGGCCACGAAAAGGTTTCATTCCAAATGGCACCGGCACGGGCTCCCCTTCCTCCAGTAGCCATTTAATCGTTTCGTTTACAACGAATTCTATTTCGCTTAAAGCCTTGGCCGGTGTATCGCCATGAGCCGATAAGGATGGAAACTCCAAGCATCTTGCGATATGGCTATTATCCTCCGCTGACCATACAATCCGGTAAGTGTATTTATCGAAATTATTCTCCATATTTCACCCCTAGTTTTTCAAGCGCCCGGATTACATCCCTCACCTGATAAGGCTTTGCATCCTTGCCATCTTTTTGAAGGTTAATCCTTGGGTCGCCTTTCCATGGCGTCTTAAAAATATGATGGCTGCCCTTAATTCTTGGCTCCCCGAAATGCCGCCGGCAAAGATTCAGCAAATCAACAAACGACACATTGGAGGCATTGCCCAAAATATTCTTTTTCATGAGCGCATGATAGCGCATACGCTATTACCTGTCAACTCTCACCCGCACCGACCCAATACGTTTGGCCGATGGAAGGCGGGGGCTCCCGACAAAAACCGATTTGGTTCATTTTATAAGTTGACAACATGAACCTTTTTGGTTTATATACCAACCATAAGCCCAACGCGAACCACTGGCAACCTTAATGGGCCGCGGTTCAACCGGGTAAAACAGCGACCTCCTGCGACAGTGCGGCGCACATCGGGGCGGTGGCAACTGTAAAGAAAAACTTGTCGGTTCGATTTATCGCCCCCGTCGCCCAGTTGATTGGGAGCCGGATTTGTAACTCGGTTGACGCAGGTTTGAATCCTGCCGGGGGCTCCAAACAAAGCACCCGGAAAACTTCACCGTTCTTGCCAGCGGCGGTCATAGTAGCCGATTTGTCCGGGTGTGCTTCCTCCATACCGAATCGGTGAAGAGCTGGCAAACTTAATCATTAACCGTGCAGCGATCAGTCCGAGAAGCGCACGGCATAGCCCCCGGGTTGGCCGGGGGCTTACTAAAAAAACACCTGGCAGGCGCAAGAATGCCCGAGTCGAGACACCCGAGTCTCGGCGGTGAGAGGGCGGGGTTTGTTCGGGAACATCCCCACGGTGCCGGTAAAAGTCGGTGTCCGGGGCGCATATCTTCGGATCTGAATCGCCCCGTCGCCGACCAAACCCATCCTTACGAAATTCCGGGATGAACACCAATAGGTGAGCTGCGTCCAGACGACGCCATGGGGGATAACTTATGCATTCAACTGGAATGACAACGAAAGAGCTGTTCGAGGATCTCGAACGAGAAATAGCTGAATACAACAAGATTATCGGAGGGGCGAATGCTGCAAAATTCAAAAAAATCAACTTTTGGGGCCGCGGTGGGAATTGCCGTGTCGTTGCTGTTGGCTATCGGAATCGTCATGGGAGTACTATTCGTTTCGACAACGATAGGCAACACACGGCCGCCAAGGCCCACATTTAATTATCCAGCGACGATCGACCGGTAAAATGTAAGCCGATTTTTCACAAATGTAACCTCTATTTTCACCCTCACACAAAGGAGTATGGCGATGTCCACCCCAAATGGAGTTTTTGAAACCCTTAATAAATACCGCGAAGGCAAGGCGAACGTCCTGGTCCCCTCTGTCCTTTTCGAGGACCCCCACGGAATATATGAGCCGGTCCTGGAAGTGATCCAACTTTCACCTGACGATAACGATAAGGATGTTTATAAAGGAACGACCGGCAAACGCCTGTCCTCTGTCGCTCTCGCCAAAATCGCCCAGTGCGGCGGCATCGAATGGAATGAGGCCGCCAGCAAGTACATGGAACTCGAACACGGCAAATACTGCACCTACAAGGCCGTTGGCGGCATCCGGAAAGCCGATGGCCGACTGATCCAATATGTCGGTTCTTATAATATTGATATGGCGATAGTCAGAGAAGAGATTGCCGCCCAACATGCAAAAAAAGAAAACCGGGATTATTTGATCGATCGAGACTTTAGGCAGAAGCGTAAATTCATGCTCCAACTGGCCGAGACCGGCGCGCGCAACCGGGTGATCCGGGCCATGTTCAGCCTCAAATCTGAATACTCGATCCAGGAGTTGTCAAAACCGTTCGTCATGTTGCGCTATCGCCTTCGCATTGATTACAGCGATCCGGAAATCCGTCGCATCGCTCAAACCGCAGCCATTCATCAGGCCCTTGGCATTTACGGCCCGCCAGCGGCTTCTCCGGCTCAACAGCTTCCAGCTCCGGAAGAACACCCGATCGATATTCCCGGCAATGACGATCTGACCGGGGCGTCATGCGCTGATCCGGCTGCAGACCCGGAATGTCCGTTTGGTGATCCGCCGAGCAACCGGGAGCTGTTCGAGGGGTTTGATTTCGAGACGCAATGCCAGTTGCTGCGGGATATGATTGCCCGGAAAAATTACACCGTAGAGGAATTATTGAAACCGGGGAAAACGATAGAGGGGCTTACAGCCGCTTACCGGCTGGCTTTCT contains:
- a CDS encoding type II toxin-antitoxin system HicB family antitoxin, which translates into the protein MASREWGNSMKNIMEIDGYKAVIQYDSENEIFRGEFIELNGGADFYAKDIKGLRKEGKISLKVFLDMCREKGVGPVKKFSGKFNLRIPTQLHAKIATVAAADGKSINVWIVEKLSRMVDKSV
- a CDS encoding type II toxin-antitoxin system HicA family toxin, with product MRYHALMKKNILGNASNVSFVDLLNLCRRHFGEPRIKGSHHIFKTPWKGDPRINLQKDGKDAKPYQVRDVIRALEKLGVKYGE
- a CDS encoding toxin-antitoxin system HicB family antitoxin, with protein sequence MENNFDKYTYRIVWSAEDNSHIARCLEFPSLSAHGDTPAKALSEIEFVVNETIKWLLEEGEPVPVPFGMKPFRGHLTLRIPAEKHREIVIRSAEEGVSVNKFILSKL